TGCGCCGGCTGCAGGAAGCCGGTGAGCTTCGCCTGCATCAGCTTGTGCCGCAGCATGATCTCAGGCTTGTCCGGCGTGTTGAAGTATTTGCTCGCCTTCGCCGCTACTTCGAGATTGCGTATGCGGTCGAGCGGCATGGGATGCGACAGCACATAGGGATCGACATTCTGCAACGACGCCATTGCTTGGTTGGCGAGCTTCTGAAACAGGGTCAGCATGCCCTTGCCCGACTGACCCGTCGCGGTCAGGTACTTGATGGCCGCCTGGTCGGCCGAAGCTTCCATGGCGCGCGCGTAGCTCAACACCATGCGCTGGGCGAGGCCTTGCGAGCCCATCATGATGCCGCCGCCCGCTTGCGCCAACTCACCTTCGCCCGCCGCCGCGCCGCCGGCGACCGCCGCCACGCCGAGCAGCATGCCGATAATGACGGCCGTGCTCTTGCGGTCGATCTCGTTCTGCATGCGGGCGAGATGGCCGCCGGCGATATGGCCGGTCTCGTGGGCCAGAACGCCGATCACCTCATTGGGAGTCTTGGCCTGGGTCAGAAGCCCGGTATGAATGAATATGCGCTGGCCGCCGGCCACGAAGGCGTTAATGCGCGGGTCGTTGATGATGTAGACATGCACCGAGCCCGGATTCAGTCCCGCCGCCTGGAAAATCGGCTTGGTGTAGAGCCGCATCAGGCTCTCGATCTCAGCGTCGCGGATGAGAGAGGGGCCCTTCCGTTTACTTTGCGCGAATGCGGGCGGCGCCAGCGTCGCGACCGCGACGCTGATTGCACACAGGACAGCAATGATGCGGCGCGCAGCCATCGCTCCTCCGATTGAAGCGCAGTTCAAAGCATCTCTCGGCAGCAAATGAGGCGAGTTTGAGGCTTGCCTCACCTTGCCTGCGAGCTATCCCCGCTTGCTCCACCAGCCTGGCTTGGCCTGCGCCGGACGCTCCGAGACGGTGGGAGCGGGCGGCTGCCATTTCGGCGGCTGATAGGCCTCTACCGGAGCGGGCGCGGGCTCGGCCTTGGGTGTTTCGACCGGCTTCGACGCCGGGGGCGCCTCGAAACGGGGCTCATGGCGTTCCTCGCGCGGCGGAGCGGCGTCATGGCCGCCCGGCGCCTCGTGTCGGCTCTGCGCATGCTCGGCAGGAGCATCGCCATGGCCGTTGCGTTCGCCGCGGTCGCGGTTCCTCCGCCCACGGCCCCATCTGTCACGCCGGCCGCGATTGCGCTCGCCGCGGCCTTCCTGATCACCACGCCCCTCGCGCGTCTCCTGAATGCCCTGTTCGACGGTCTCGCTTTCGGGTGCCGGCTCATCGTCACCTGGCTCGAAAGACGCTTGTGGTTCGAGGCTCGGCTGGTCGCCCATGCCCGGAATCTCGTCGTGCTCGCCGCCATTGCCGTTGAAGGCCTGATCGCGCTCCTGGCCACGGCGTCCACCGCGGCGGCCACGCCGCCGACGCCGGCGGCGCGAACTGTCGCCGTTGCCGTTGTGATCGCCTTGTTCGGCGCGCTCGGCCTGGCTTTCGCTTTCTCTCTCTTCTTCTTCCTCAGCCTCGGGCATTGCCTCGGCTTCGGGTTCCTCTTCCCGCTCCTGGAAGGCAGTGTCGATCTTGACCGGCGGCGCAGCGGTCTTGCGCTGCGGAACGCTGCGCTCGCCGGCACGTTCGATCAGAACCTGCGAGCCCTTCACGTCGTCGCTCGGCACGATGAAGATCGAAATGCCATAGGTGGCTTCTAGATCGAGCAGATGGTTGCGCTTCTCGTTCAGCACATAAGCGGCCACGTCGCGGTGGCATTTGACAGTGAGATTCTCGGCCTTGCGGCCGATGAGATGTTCCTCGATGGCGCGCATGATCGAGAGCGCGCAGGAGGACACGGAGCGCACGATACCGCGGCCTTCGCAATGCGGGCAGGTGCGGGTCGAGCCTTCGAGGAGGCTCGGCCGCAGGCGCTGGCGCGACATTTCGAGCAGGCCGAAATGGCTGATACGACCAACCTGGATGCGGGCGCGGTCGTTCTTCAGCGCTTCCTTGAGACGGCGCTCGACGGAGCGGTTGTTGCGCTTCTCCTCCATGTCGATGAAGTCGATGACCACAAGTCCGGCGAGGTCACGCAGGCGCAATTGCCGGGCGATCTCGTCGGAGGCCTCGAGATTGGTCTTGAGCGCGGTGTCCTCGATATTGTGCTCGCGGGTCGCTTTTCCCGAGTTGATGTCGATCGATACCAGGGCCTCGGTCTGGTTGATGACCATATAGCCGCCGGACTGCAGCGTGACGGTCTGCGAGAACAGGCTGTCGAGCTGGGTTTCTACCTGGAAACGCGAGAACAGCGGGCGGTTGTCCTTGTAGGGCTTCACGTTGCGCGCATGACTCGGCATGAGCATTTTCATGAAGTCCTTGGCCTCGCGATAGGCCTCGTCACCCTCGACCTGAACCTCGTCGACATCCTTGCTGTAGAGATCGCGGATCGAGCGCTTGATCAGGCTGCCTTCCTCGTAGACGAGGGCAGGAGCGGTCGAGGACAGCGTCAGGTCGCGGACGTTCTCCCACAGCCGCATCAGATAGTCGAAATCACGCTTTATCTCGGTCTTGGTGCGCTGGGCGCCGGCGGTGCGCACGATGAGCCCCATGCCGGCCGGCACTTCGATGTCGCGGGTGACCTCCTTCAGCCGGCGGCGATCCGTCGAATCGGTGATCTTGCGCGAGATGCCGCCGCCGCGCGCCGTGTTGGGCATCAACACGCAGTAGCGGCCCGCGAGAGAGAGATAGGTGGTAAGGGCCGCGCCCTTGTTGCCGCGTTCTTCCTTGACGACCTGGACCAGGATCACCTGTCGGCGCTTGATGACTTCCTGGATCTTGTAGACGCGCCGCTGCGACCGCCGGCGGCGTTGCGGCACTTCCTCGAGAGCATCCTCGGCGCCGATGGAATCGACCTTCTGCGCCTCGGCGTCCTCTTCCACCGTTTCGATGCCGTCACCGATCTCGGCGGGGAGGCCATGCTGGACCTGCGGCGCGGCGACGGGGTCGGCTTCACGTGCTTCGGGCGCTGCCGCATCGGCGGCAGTGTCGCCGTTGTGAGCCTCACGGACCTCGGTTTCACCCTCACCAGTCTCATCGGCCGACGATTCGGCCTCCTCATCATGCGCATCGCTGCGCGAGGAGTTCATATCGTCGTCGTGATGGCGGGCGTCCTCTTCTTCCTCCCGCAACAACGCCTGCCGGTCAGCGACCGGGATCTGGTAGTAGTCGGGATGGATTTCCGAGAAGGCGAGGAAACCGTGACGGTTGCCGCCGTAATCGACAAAGGCCGCCTGCAGCGACGGCTCAACGCGCGTCACCTTGGCGAGGTAGATATTGCCTTTTAGTTGCTTGCGCGCGGCGCTTTCGAAATCGAATTCTTCGATGCGGTTGCCGCGAACCACCACCACGCGGGTTTCTTCCGCGTGGGTGGCGTCGATGAGCATCTTGCTGCCCATATGTCCTTATCCTTTGCGTCGGCCGGGGGCAGGGCGGCTTCCGTCTCGGTTCCGGGCAGGAGACGTTGTGAAGACCTGTGCGCCGGCGAGCGCGTAATTGGCATGATCGGCGCTGGGCGCAACCGTGCGCTGCCCGGAGCGGCTGCCAGAGGCGGCCCTTCCGGAGTAAATGTCAGCGTGGAATGATTCATGCCTGTTGTTGTCCACATGTCCCGGCCGTGCCGGAACGGTTTAACTCATCTGCCCCGTCATCTGGGTGCCACCCCAAAAGGGCATTGGGTCCGCCCTATTGCGGGCCCGTACTGGAACGCATCCGAAGGGGCTATCGTTTAAGATCCCGGAGCCCGTCCGTAGCGGAATTCGACGCTCCGGCGGCTTCGCTTCGGATCACACGATCCAGCTCTGCCCGCACGGAGGGTTAGACGCCTGTTTAGGCAGGCGGAGGCTGTTTGGCAAGCTTCACCATATGACCCAGGGGAAATATTTGGATGCCATTGGAAACTTTAGGTTAACCACCACCCCTTTAGGCTCCGTCCAATGATTGGGACAGCCGGAGCCATGTCGCGTTTTCCACGTAAGAGAAGGGGGTTATGCGCACTTCTTGCGATGATCCTGCTGATCGGCGAGGGAGTTTTCTCGTCTGTCCCCCTTCATGCGGAGGAGGTCATGGCGGTCGCCGCGCGCGTGGCGGGTGATGAAAGCAAGACGCGCTTCGTTGCCGACCTGACGCGGCCCGTGAGCTACAGCGTCTATGTCCTGCCCAATCCCTACCGGGTCATGATCGATCTTCCCGGTGTCGGCTTCGATCTGACCCCGGGGAGCGGCGGAAGCGGCCTCGGCCTCGTCAGCGCCTATCGTTTCGGCCCGCTGGACAAAGATCGATCCCGAATCGTCATCGACGTGAAGGGACCGGTACTTATCGCCAAGTCCTTCCTGGTGAAGCCGGAAGACGGCCAGCCGGCGCGCCTTGTCGTCGATCTGGTCAAGACCGACGAGAAGACTTTCAGGATGGCGCATGAAGCCGACATGGCGGCGCGCCCACAGGCGGCTGCCGAGCCTGAAGCCGACGATGCGGTCAAGGCCGCGACCGCAGCGCCTTTGCCGGTGCCCAAGCCCGGCACCGAGCCTGCGCCAACCTCGGCAGAGCGGCCAATGCCGGCCAAGCGACCCGATGGCAAGCGCGTTATCGTCATCGATCCGGGCCATGGCGGCATCGATCCCGGTGCCGTCGGCGTCGGCCGCACCAAGGAAAAGGACGTCGTCCTCACTTTCAGCCGGATGCTGCGCGACAGGCTCGCGCGGAACAAGAACTACGAAGTGGTTCTGACGCGCGACAGCGACACTTTCCTGTCGCTCAAGCAGCGCGTCGGCATCGCACGCCAGAACCAGGCCGACCTGTTCATTGCTGTCCATGCCGATACCGTGCGCGGCGCATCGGTGCGTGGCGCCACTCTCTATACTGTGTCGGAAAAGGCCTCCGACGCCGAGGCGGAAGCCCTGGCGCAGAAGGAGAACCGCTCCGACATCATCGGCGGCATCGATCTCGCCACCGAGAATGAGGAGGTCACCGACATTCTGATCGAGCTCGCCCAGCGCGAAACGAAGAATCACTCGATCGCTTTTGCCAAGAAGGCCGCCGGCCAGTTGCAACTCGTCACTCAGATGACCGGCAAGCCGACGCGCTCGGCCGGATTCGTCGTGCTCAAGGCGCCCGATGTGCCCTCGGTCCTCCTCGAGCTCGGCTATCTGTCGAACAAGGCGGATGAGGCGCTCCTGGTGTCGTCCAAATGGCAGGCTCAGGTGACGGAAGCGATGAACAAGGCCATCGCGGCCTATTTCGCCACCGAGATCGCGGCGCGCCAGTAGGTGATGGGGGCGCCGCCACCCCGCCACATTTGCCGCCTAAGTCGTTGATATTGGTAATTGGGCAGACGGCGGGAAGCGTGCTAAGCGCTGATTCATCACACGTTTTTCGGGTCATGAATTTGCCTCAGGGGCAATATGCTTAGATTTTTGGGTTGGCTTTTCACGGTTGGGTTCATCGCGTTTCTCGGCGTCGCGGGCGGCGTCGGCTATGTAATCTGGGACATGTCGAAGGGCTTGCCGGATTACAAGCAGCTTGCTCTCTACGAACCGCCGGTGATGACCCGCGTGCATGCGGCCGACGGCACCCTCGTCGCCGAATATGCCGAGCAGCGCCGTCTCTTCGTGCCGATCAACGACATCCCGAAAAAGCTGATTCAGGCCTTCCTCTCCGCCGAAGACAAGACCTTCTATACACATCAAGGTCTTGACTGGCCGGGGCTCGCGGCGGCGGGCTTGCGCTACATCGAGGTCAAGGTCACCGGCAAAGGGCAGATCGTCGGCGCCTCGACCATCACCCAGCAAGTGACCAAGAACTTCCTTCTCACCAACGAGCGTTCCGTCGAGCGCAAGATCAAGGAAGCCATCCTGGCGCATCGCATCGAGCAGGCCTTCAACAAGGACCAGATCCTCGAGCTGTATCTCAACGAAATCTTCCTCGGTCTCAATTCCTACGGTGTCGCCGCCGCCTCACTCAATTATTTCGGCAAGTCGCTGAGCGAGCTTTCGCTCGAGGAGGTCGCCTATCTCGCGGCGCTGCCCAAGGGGCCGAACAACTATCATCCCTTCCGCCAGACCCAGCGCGCCATCGAACGGCGCAACTGGGTGCTGGGTGAGATGTACAACAACGGCTACATCAGCGCCGCCGAGCGCGATGCGGCGCAAGGCAAGCCGCTGGTCGTCAATCCGCGGCCCTTCGGCGCCCAGCTCTTCGCCGCCGAATCCTTCGCCGAGGAAGCGCGCCGCGAACTTGTCCAGATCTATGGCGAGGACAAGCTGATGAAGGGCGGCCTGTCGGTGCGCACCACCCTCGACCCGAAGCTGCAGATCTATGCACGCCAGGCCCTGGCCCGTGGCCTCATCACATTCGACCGCAAGCGCGGCTTCCGCGGGCCGATCAAGAACGTGTCGGCCGCCGACGATTGGGGGGTGACCATCGGAAAGATGAGAGTGCCGTCCGACCTCGATCCCTGGCGCCTCGCCATCGTTCTCGAAGTCGGCGATGACGGCGCCAAGATCGGCCTGCAGCCGAAGACGCTCATCTCCGGCACCATCGACAAGGCGCGCGAGACCGGCACTGTGCCGGTCGGGCTGATGAGCTGGGCGCGCAAATATATCGACGGCACGAAGCTCGGGCCGGAGATCAAGAAGGCGGGCGACGTCTTGTCAGTTGGCGATGTCATCTATGTGGCGCCCGACAAGACGGCAGGGCGCTTCCATCTGGTCCAGCTTCCCGATGTCGAGGGCGCACTCGTCGGCATGGATCCGCATACCGGCCGCGTGCTGTCGCTGGTCGGCGGATTCTCCTATGGCAAGAGCCAGTTCAACCGCGCCGTCCAGGCACTGCGCCAGCCGGGCTCCGCCTTCAAGCCCTTTGTCTATGCCGCAGCGCTCGACA
This genomic stretch from Nordella sp. HKS 07 harbors:
- a CDS encoding N-acetylmuramoyl-L-alanine amidase: MAVAARVAGDESKTRFVADLTRPVSYSVYVLPNPYRVMIDLPGVGFDLTPGSGGSGLGLVSAYRFGPLDKDRSRIVIDVKGPVLIAKSFLVKPEDGQPARLVVDLVKTDEKTFRMAHEADMAARPQAAAEPEADDAVKAATAAPLPVPKPGTEPAPTSAERPMPAKRPDGKRVIVIDPGHGGIDPGAVGVGRTKEKDVVLTFSRMLRDRLARNKNYEVVLTRDSDTFLSLKQRVGIARQNQADLFIAVHADTVRGASVRGATLYTVSEKASDAEAEALAQKENRSDIIGGIDLATENEEVTDILIELAQRETKNHSIAFAKKAAGQLQLVTQMTGKPTRSAGFVVLKAPDVPSVLLELGYLSNKADEALLVSSKWQAQVTEAMNKAIAAYFATEIAARQ
- a CDS encoding penicillin-binding protein 1A produces the protein MLRFLGWLFTVGFIAFLGVAGGVGYVIWDMSKGLPDYKQLALYEPPVMTRVHAADGTLVAEYAEQRRLFVPINDIPKKLIQAFLSAEDKTFYTHQGLDWPGLAAAGLRYIEVKVTGKGQIVGASTITQQVTKNFLLTNERSVERKIKEAILAHRIEQAFNKDQILELYLNEIFLGLNSYGVAAASLNYFGKSLSELSLEEVAYLAALPKGPNNYHPFRQTQRAIERRNWVLGEMYNNGYISAAERDAAQGKPLVVNPRPFGAQLFAAESFAEEARRELVQIYGEDKLMKGGLSVRTTLDPKLQIYARQALARGLITFDRKRGFRGPIKNVSAADDWGVTIGKMRVPSDLDPWRLAIVLEVGDDGAKIGLQPKTLISGTIDKARETGTVPVGLMSWARKYIDGTKLGPEIKKAGDVLSVGDVIYVAPDKTAGRFHLVQLPDVEGALVGMDPHTGRVLSLVGGFSYGKSQFNRAVQALRQPGSAFKPFVYAAALDNGYTPSSVILDAPIEFKMSNGEIWKPKNYQEKFYGPSTLRRGIEQSRNVMTVRLANDLGMSRVGELSQRVGIYDKVPNQLAYALGAGETTLLKMTTAYSIIANGGKKIEPTLIDRVQDRYGKTIYRHDKRECVQCSNQVWQGQAEPELFDIRPEVMNPYTAYQITSMLEGVVERGTGKKLQAVGKPVAGKTGTSNDERDAWFIGFTPDLTVGVYIGYDNPKPMGKGRTGGNLAAPVVADFMRMALRDKPATPFRVPKGIELIPINVKSGQRDLFGDPGVILEAFKPGEEPPSKTTVIGDQVATSGVPLDGTSAQPPESDAVIEGGLTTGTGGLY
- a CDS encoding M48 family metalloprotease, producing the protein MAARRIIAVLCAISVAVATLAPPAFAQSKRKGPSLIRDAEIESLMRLYTKPIFQAAGLNPGSVHVYIINDPRINAFVAGGQRIFIHTGLLTQAKTPNEVIGVLAHETGHIAGGHLARMQNEIDRKSTAVIIGMLLGVAAVAGGAAAGEGELAQAGGGIMMGSQGLAQRMVLSYARAMEASADQAAIKYLTATGQSGKGMLTLFQKLANQAMASLQNVDPYVLSHPMPLDRIRNLEVAAKASKYFNTPDKPEIMLRHKLMQAKLTGFLQPAQIVFQRYPTSDTSLPARYARSIAMFRSGDTRNAVKVIDTLIRDLPSDPYFYELKGQALLEGGQPAEAIAPPAPGRENAAQQRAHPHHAGAGPARHRKQAKCPSRPDRAQACAQDRGRHGKPLSVHGHVLWHIGRHSARRSRHRRIRLLPGR
- a CDS encoding Rne/Rng family ribonuclease — protein: MGSKMLIDATHAEETRVVVVRGNRIEEFDFESAARKQLKGNIYLAKVTRVEPSLQAAFVDYGGNRHGFLAFSEIHPDYYQIPVADRQALLREEEEDARHHDDDMNSSRSDAHDEEAESSADETGEGETEVREAHNGDTAADAAAPEAREADPVAAPQVQHGLPAEIGDGIETVEEDAEAQKVDSIGAEDALEEVPQRRRRSQRRVYKIQEVIKRRQVILVQVVKEERGNKGAALTTYLSLAGRYCVLMPNTARGGGISRKITDSTDRRRLKEVTRDIEVPAGMGLIVRTAGAQRTKTEIKRDFDYLMRLWENVRDLTLSSTAPALVYEEGSLIKRSIRDLYSKDVDEVQVEGDEAYREAKDFMKMLMPSHARNVKPYKDNRPLFSRFQVETQLDSLFSQTVTLQSGGYMVINQTEALVSIDINSGKATREHNIEDTALKTNLEASDEIARQLRLRDLAGLVVIDFIDMEEKRNNRSVERRLKEALKNDRARIQVGRISHFGLLEMSRQRLRPSLLEGSTRTCPHCEGRGIVRSVSSCALSIMRAIEEHLIGRKAENLTVKCHRDVAAYVLNEKRNHLLDLEATYGISIFIVPSDDVKGSQVLIERAGERSVPQRKTAAPPVKIDTAFQEREEEPEAEAMPEAEEEEERESESQAERAEQGDHNGNGDSSRRRRRRRGRRGGRRGQERDQAFNGNGGEHDEIPGMGDQPSLEPQASFEPGDDEPAPESETVEQGIQETREGRGDQEGRGERNRGRRDRWGRGRRNRDRGERNGHGDAPAEHAQSRHEAPGGHDAAPPREERHEPRFEAPPASKPVETPKAEPAPAPVEAYQPPKWQPPAPTVSERPAQAKPGWWSKRG